CGCTGCAGACCCGCAGCAGATCGATGTGGCGGCGGGAGGTGAGCGGCAGGGGGCGAGGGAGGGGTGCGGCGTGCGAGCTGTCTCGCCGGCCGGTGCACCCCATGGTTCCCTACCCGTCCACTCGGAATTCCCGTCCATGAGTCTCCGACCGGTCGGCCGCGCCGTCAAGGGTGCGGGACGCGCCACCTGCCGGACGTACGGATCCCGTGGGGCCCGTGCGGAATAATGCGCGCATGCGCATTTCAGCCAAGGCCGACTACGCGGTGCGGGCCGCCCTGCAGCTCGCCGCCGCCCGGGACTCCGGGCCGTTGAAGGCCGAGGCGATCGCCGAAGTCCAGGGCATCTCGCACAAGTTCCTGGAGGGGATCCTCGGCGACATGCGCAAGGGGGGTCTCGTCCAGAGCCAGCGCGGCGGCAACGGCGGATACTGGCTGGCCAGACCGGCGGAGTCGATCTCCGTCGCGGACGTGATCCGGTGCGTGGAGGGCCCCCTGGTCTCCGTACGCGGGGAGCGACCGCCGGACCTGTCGTACACGGGGCCCGCCGAGTCCCTGCTCCCGCTGTGGATCGCGCTCCGGGCCAGCGTGCGCGCCGTGCTCGGGGTGTCGCTCGCGGAGGTCGCGGCGGCCGAGCTGCCGGCCGGCATCACCGCGCTCGCGGCCGACCCGGAGGCCTGGACCAACCCCTGACCGGCCCCTGACCCACCCCTGACCCACCGCTGACCGGCCCCTGACCACCCCTGATCGGCCACGCGCCCGCCCGGGTCCGTGGTCAAGACTCCGCGGCACCCGTCGACTTGACCCTCCCTCACCCCCACCCCCCTCACCCCTCACTCCCTCGCCCCTTCAGGTCTCACTCACCAAGACACGCATGTCCAGCCTGCGGACGCCTCTTGGGGCTGAGGGATGACGTCTGCCACTATCCCTATCGTTCCAGTGGGAATACTAGGGATCGGATGAGGTGACGTGACTACGCCGAGGAAATCGCCGAGGAGAACCGCGATACGCGCCACCTCCGCACCGGCCGACCGGCCTGCGGACGACGCGATCTGGCCCCGCGTCACCCGGGAGGTCGCCGACGACCTCGCCGTCGACGCACCCGCCAGGGACCGGGCCGGCAAGGCCCCCTTCGACGAGGTCGCCCGGCTCCAGGAGGCCGGGCTGCCCGCTCTCCTCACGGCGCCGCGCGCCGACCGGCGGGGCGCGGACTGGCGGGCCGCCTCCGCCGTCGTCCGGGAGATCTCCGCCGCCGACAGCTCCGTCGGCGAACTCCTCGCCCACCACTACGTCCTGTCCTGGAGCAGCCGCTTCTTCGGCCCCGCGCCGGACACCGGCTCCGTGCCCGCGCTCGACGCGCGGACGGCCCAGGAGCACTGGCTGCTCGCCGGCGGCGTCGAGCCGCCCCGCACCGGGACCGACCCCGGGCTCACGCTCACCCCCGCCACGGGCGGCTGGATCCTCGACGGGCGCCGCGCGTTCACCTCCGGCGTCGCCGTGGCCGACCGGCTGGTCGTCGGCGCCCGGCCCGGCGGCACCGGCGACTGGCTGGTCGTCCTGGTGGACCCGGCGCATCCCGGGGTGTTCACCGACCCCGGTACGGAACGGGTCGGACAACGGCTCTCCGGCGCCGGCACCGTCACCTTCGACCACGTCCCGATCCCCGCCGAGCACGTGCTCGGCCTGCTCCCGTACGACGAACACGCCGTCGCCCCCTTCGCGACCCTCGCCCCGCTCGCCCTGCGCCTGCTCCTCGTCCAGGTCGGACTCGGCATCGCCGAAGGGGCCCTCGCCGAAGCCCGGGACGTCAGCCGCGCCGGCCAGGCCGGGCCGGTCCCGGTCCCCCTGGAGCGCGACGGTTCGTCCGTCGCCGGCGCCGATCCCGTGGGGCCGGGCGACGACCCGTACCTCCTCCTCGCGTACGGAGAGCTGGCCACGGCCGCGCACGCCGCGTCGGCGGTCGTGGAGCGGGCCACGGACGCCCTGGCCCGCGGGCTGCTCGCCGGACCCGCGCTGGGCCCGGAGGAACGGGCCGACATCGCCGTGCTCGTCGCCGCGGCGGAGACGCTCACCGGCCGTGCCGCCGTACGCATCACCACCCGCGTCCTCGAACTCGTCGACGGCGCGGAGGGCGCCGACGCCCAGGGGGGCGGACCGGGCTTCGACCGCTTCTGGCGCAACGCCCGCGCGCTCACCGCCCCGACACAGCCGGCCCTCCGGCTCCGCGACATCGGCGACCACTACCTGAACGGCACGCACGCGCGGCTCACCCTGCCGGCCTGACGTCGACGGCACGACGGCGGCCGACCGGGGAAGACGACCGGCCACGGACCACCGGCCACAGACCACCGACGGCAGATGGCCTGACGGCTTGGCGGCCTGACGGCGCCGCAGAAGGGACCGACGGTCCGGCATGTCGGGACGTCCGTCCCTCTCCTCGGGCCCCCCTTGGGCCCAAGCTGGTGGGAGGAGGGCCCGGCCGCGTCGGCGGGCCCGGCACGCTACTGACGGAGGCAGTCCGATGAGTCGTGAGATCGTCGCAGGAGTGGACGGTTCCCCGGAGAGCATCGCCGCGGCCGACTGGGCCGCGCGCGAGGCCCTCCACCGGGGGCTCCCGCTGCGGCTCGCCCACGCGTGGCGCTGGGAACCCCTCGACATCCCCCTGGTCCAGGACCGGGCGAGTCAGGAACGGGCCGCCGACGAGGTCCTGCGGGAGGCCGAGGCGACGATCGCGCGGAGCCATCCGGACGTGACCCTCACCGCCGAGGTCATCCGCGACACCCCGGTCGCGGCGCTGCTGGGCACCGAGGAACGCGCCGAGATGCTCGTCATCGGCTCGCGCGGTCACGGGGCCGTGGCCGGTTTCCTGCTCGGCTCGTACGGACAGCAGATCATCGCCGCCGCCACCGGGCCCGTGGTGGCCGTCAGGTCCCGCGACGGCCGGCCCTCCGAGCCGCCGGTGGGTGACGTCCTCGTCGGGCAGCTCGGCAGCCCGGAGGACAGCGCCGCGGCACTCGGCTTCGCCTTCGCGACCGCCGCCGCGCGCGGGGCGTCGGTGCGGGCCGTCCGTGCCTGGAGTCTGCCGCCCCTCTACGCGTACAGCCCGGCGTCGATGCGGCTCGCCGACGAGGCCGGCGGGCTCGTCCCGTACGAGGAGAAGGCGCTGCGCGAGGCGTTGGCGCCCTGGCGGGAGCGGTACCCGGAGGTGCCGGTGACCGAGCACGTCGAACTGGGCAGTGCGGGGCAGGTGCTGCTCTCCGCCGCGGGGGCCGCCCGGCTCCTGGTGGTCGGCCGGCGGGCCAGGCGCGGCGCCGTCGGTCCGCGGATCGGTTCCGTGGCGCACGCGGCGCTCCATCTCGCGCCCTGCCCGGTGGCGGTGATCCCGCAGGGCTGAAAAGCTCCTCCGTGGATTGACGCGCCGGATTGACGAGGAGTGTCGGGGCGGCCTGAGCCGGAAAGTGTTACCGCC
Above is a genomic segment from Streptomyces sp. NBC_00094 containing:
- a CDS encoding Rrf2 family transcriptional regulator; this encodes MRISAKADYAVRAALQLAAARDSGPLKAEAIAEVQGISHKFLEGILGDMRKGGLVQSQRGGNGGYWLARPAESISVADVIRCVEGPLVSVRGERPPDLSYTGPAESLLPLWIALRASVRAVLGVSLAEVAAAELPAGITALAADPEAWTNP
- a CDS encoding acyl-CoA dehydrogenase, producing the protein MTTPRKSPRRTAIRATSAPADRPADDAIWPRVTREVADDLAVDAPARDRAGKAPFDEVARLQEAGLPALLTAPRADRRGADWRAASAVVREISAADSSVGELLAHHYVLSWSSRFFGPAPDTGSVPALDARTAQEHWLLAGGVEPPRTGTDPGLTLTPATGGWILDGRRAFTSGVAVADRLVVGARPGGTGDWLVVLVDPAHPGVFTDPGTERVGQRLSGAGTVTFDHVPIPAEHVLGLLPYDEHAVAPFATLAPLALRLLLVQVGLGIAEGALAEARDVSRAGQAGPVPVPLERDGSSVAGADPVGPGDDPYLLLAYGELATAAHAASAVVERATDALARGLLAGPALGPEERADIAVLVAAAETLTGRAAVRITTRVLELVDGAEGADAQGGGPGFDRFWRNARALTAPTQPALRLRDIGDHYLNGTHARLTLPA
- a CDS encoding universal stress protein, whose protein sequence is MSREIVAGVDGSPESIAAADWAAREALHRGLPLRLAHAWRWEPLDIPLVQDRASQERAADEVLREAEATIARSHPDVTLTAEVIRDTPVAALLGTEERAEMLVIGSRGHGAVAGFLLGSYGQQIIAAATGPVVAVRSRDGRPSEPPVGDVLVGQLGSPEDSAAALGFAFATAAARGASVRAVRAWSLPPLYAYSPASMRLADEAGGLVPYEEKALREALAPWRERYPEVPVTEHVELGSAGQVLLSAAGAARLLVVGRRARRGAVGPRIGSVAHAALHLAPCPVAVIPQG